The following coding sequences are from one Bradyrhizobium sp. 200 window:
- a CDS encoding putative Na+/H+ antiporter, translating to MPNIAPDGVAMAAAAIFALAVVHTFSTRSIERLAHVQPRHAGVWHLLAEVEVVFGFWAAVLIAFMAMKVGTSGALAYLESRNFTEPAFVFVIMVIAASRPVIDSAAVLLRFVSLLIPVSAPSAYYFTLLSVGPLLGSLITEPAAMTLTALLLKERYFGGKAPSKFRYATVGVLFVNVSIGGTLTPYAAPPVLMVAERWNFDLPFMLQTFGWKAALAVVINAAGVTIMFRHFLRALPKESASLAVLDVPAWIAGVHLAFLAAVVAFNHHPIVFLALFMFFLGFAEAYKRFQSPLVLREGLLVAFFLAGLVVIGGQQKWWLEPLLSDLGPTALFSGATLLTAITDNAALTYLGSLVDGVSDEFKYSLVAGAVTGGGLTVIANAPNPAGYAILKGSFEDGTISAAGLAVAALIPTLVAAAAFQLLP from the coding sequence GTGCCGAACATCGCGCCTGATGGGGTCGCTATGGCTGCCGCAGCAATCTTTGCCCTTGCGGTGGTTCACACCTTTTCGACACGTTCCATAGAACGGCTGGCCCACGTGCAACCTCGTCACGCTGGGGTCTGGCATCTGCTCGCTGAAGTTGAGGTCGTGTTCGGCTTCTGGGCGGCCGTTCTCATCGCCTTTATGGCGATGAAGGTCGGCACGAGCGGTGCACTTGCCTACTTGGAAAGCCGCAACTTCACCGAGCCGGCGTTTGTTTTTGTCATCATGGTCATTGCTGCGAGCCGGCCCGTGATCGACTCGGCAGCCGTGCTGCTCCGATTTGTATCGTTGCTCATCCCGGTGTCCGCGCCTTCAGCGTATTACTTCACACTCCTTTCAGTTGGGCCGTTGTTGGGCTCACTCATTACCGAGCCAGCGGCAATGACGCTGACCGCCTTGCTTCTGAAGGAACGCTATTTCGGCGGGAAGGCACCAAGTAAATTCCGGTACGCGACTGTCGGTGTTCTGTTCGTGAACGTCTCGATAGGCGGAACATTGACGCCATACGCTGCGCCGCCGGTGCTGATGGTGGCCGAACGCTGGAACTTTGATCTTCCATTCATGCTGCAGACGTTCGGATGGAAGGCTGCGCTTGCGGTCGTCATCAACGCTGCTGGCGTCACCATAATGTTCCGGCATTTCCTGCGCGCCCTTCCGAAGGAGTCGGCATCGCTTGCGGTGCTGGATGTTCCTGCCTGGATTGCTGGAGTGCACTTGGCATTCTTGGCGGCAGTGGTCGCCTTTAATCATCATCCGATCGTCTTCTTGGCGCTGTTCATGTTCTTCCTGGGCTTTGCCGAAGCCTACAAGCGCTTTCAGTCACCGCTCGTTCTTCGCGAGGGCCTCTTGGTCGCATTCTTTCTCGCGGGACTCGTTGTGATTGGCGGCCAGCAGAAGTGGTGGCTCGAACCGCTTTTGAGCGACTTGGGACCAACAGCCCTGTTCTCGGGTGCAACACTGCTTACGGCGATCACTGACAACGCTGCCCTGACTTATCTCGGCTCTCTGGTCGATGGCGTTTCTGATGAGTTCAAATACTCCCTCGTTGCAGGAGCTGTGACGGGAGGTGGCCTGACTGTCATCGCCAACGCGCCGAACCCGGCGGGCTATGCAATTCTCAAAGGCAGCTTTGAAGACGGCACAATAAGCGCGGCTGGCCTCGCCGTCGCCGCGCTCATTCCAACCCTCGTCGCCGCTGCAGCCTTCCAGCTGCTGCCGTGA
- a CDS encoding universal stress protein gives MTELGHGAPTFGNSQCVARLCAAKCLRLLAVVDGTESTNRIVDFITAFGEGRAATEAVVLNVQSKRLDARLRGYQNFKKDEIDDRLINELALPILNSVRSRLEKAGILCVSKAEIGDPVTTILRCAAENACNVILVGAQPPKGIEGWMPNAMRVWLRSDLALRLIALAPASVVMVK, from the coding sequence ATGACAGAGCTTGGCCACGGAGCACCGACATTCGGCAATTCCCAGTGTGTTGCTCGCTTGTGCGCAGCAAAGTGCTTGCGTCTTCTCGCGGTCGTTGACGGCACCGAGTCAACGAACCGCATTGTGGATTTCATTACCGCGTTCGGCGAAGGTCGGGCCGCAACGGAGGCTGTCGTCCTCAACGTGCAAAGCAAGCGGCTCGATGCACGGCTGCGCGGTTACCAGAACTTCAAGAAGGATGAGATCGATGATCGGTTAATCAACGAACTGGCCCTTCCGATCTTGAACAGTGTCAGAAGTCGACTTGAGAAAGCCGGCATTCTTTGCGTGTCGAAGGCTGAAATAGGCGATCCGGTTACGACGATACTGCGCTGTGCGGCTGAGAATGCTTGCAATGTGATCTTGGTTGGCGCGCAGCCCCCGAAGGGTATCGAGGGCTGGATGCCCAATGCGATGCGCGTTTGGCTACGCTCGGATCTGGCGTTGCGCTTAATCGCCCTTGCGCCTGCGTCTGTCGTGATGGTGAAGTAG
- a CDS encoding fructose-1,6-bisphosphatase — translation MRLTLSVIKADIGSVGGHTKPSTRMMAAVEGEVAKAICDGLLIDGFVCHTGDDIAIIMTHTRGEGSSEVHQLTWKAFLAATSVAKTSGLYGAGQDLLVEAPSGNVRGAGPGVAELSFDHSLSGSRPAESFMVFAADKCGPGAYNLPLYLAFADPMYCAGLMLPPMIKGFRFLIIDMDNTAGDSVIELDAPADGYHIAALLRDNERFGIDRIISRTHGEVAVAVSAQRLHAIAGKYTGKDDPVAIVRNQGFFPAPEEIVSPFAKAHFVGGDARGSHVMPLMPVPLNTPVTGMYCLPIVSCIGFSIDKDGRFSESFTDFFDNPAWDEVRRRAQRKAIEMRSQGWSGAAMLPYSELEYGGFRDTVSSLLKRFQLREESKPEAAE, via the coding sequence ATGAGACTCACCCTTTCGGTCATCAAGGCTGACATAGGCTCCGTTGGCGGCCACACGAAACCGTCTACACGCATGATGGCGGCTGTCGAGGGCGAGGTCGCGAAGGCGATCTGCGATGGCCTGCTGATCGACGGTTTCGTCTGCCACACTGGCGACGACATTGCGATCATCATGACGCACACACGGGGCGAAGGGAGCTCCGAGGTGCATCAACTTACCTGGAAGGCGTTCCTCGCGGCCACCTCGGTCGCGAAAACATCCGGGCTTTATGGCGCCGGCCAGGATCTTCTCGTCGAGGCACCGTCCGGAAACGTCCGCGGCGCCGGCCCGGGCGTCGCCGAGCTCAGCTTCGACCACAGCCTCTCGGGTTCGAGGCCCGCGGAGTCCTTCATGGTGTTCGCCGCCGACAAATGCGGCCCCGGCGCCTATAACCTTCCGCTCTACCTCGCCTTTGCCGATCCCATGTATTGCGCCGGGCTGATGCTGCCCCCGATGATCAAGGGATTCCGTTTCCTTATCATCGACATGGACAACACGGCCGGCGACAGCGTGATCGAACTCGACGCGCCCGCGGATGGCTACCACATTGCCGCGCTGCTCCGCGACAATGAGCGCTTTGGCATTGATCGCATCATTTCCCGGACCCATGGCGAGGTCGCCGTCGCCGTTTCGGCGCAGCGTCTTCACGCGATCGCAGGCAAGTACACCGGCAAGGACGATCCGGTCGCGATCGTCAGGAACCAGGGGTTTTTCCCGGCGCCCGAAGAAATCGTCTCGCCGTTCGCGAAGGCGCACTTCGTAGGCGGCGATGCGCGCGGCTCGCACGTGATGCCGCTCATGCCCGTGCCACTTAACACACCGGTGACAGGCATGTACTGCCTGCCGATCGTTTCCTGCATCGGCTTTTCGATCGACAAGGACGGCCGTTTTTCGGAGTCCTTCACCGATTTCTTCGACAACCCGGCGTGGGACGAGGTCCGCCGGCGCGCCCAGCGCAAGGCAATCGAGATGCGCAGCCAAGGTTGGTCCGGCGCCGCGATGCTGCCCTATTCCGAGCTGGAGTATGGTGGCTTCCGCGACACCGTGTCCTCACTGCTGAAGCGCTTTCAGCTGCGCGAGGAAAGCAAGCCGGAAGCGGCCGAGTAA
- a CDS encoding 6-phosphofructokinase has protein sequence MGLARKRIGILTGGGDVPGLNAVIKSVTYRGSENDIEVVGLRRGWEALTHLNLEDPASRSRYLMPLNRENTRTIDRSGGTVLHSSRINPSKMQKLPDHLVGKDLPVSLSTRGGDATRTWDLTGQVLANLSRLGIEHLIAIGGDDTLSYAAKLNELGVKIIAIPKTMDNDVLNTEYCIGFSTAITRASAAIQRQRTTVGSHERIGIFRVFGRDAGFTALYTAYATSIRCVIPEYKVNLDRLIQFLLEEKRANPSNYALIVLSEGAEWEGYKLQEYGEPDAYGHRKKASVAESLAEEIKQRAGEETITSDLTYDLRSGEPDFIDKLVALTFGNMAYDAILEGKTGLMSALVEGRYDLVSIPDPKLGPRKLDVASAYNTERYRPTYGNKLGLPIFLNRAS, from the coding sequence GTGGGCTTGGCGAGAAAACGCATCGGCATTCTCACGGGCGGCGGCGACGTCCCCGGCCTTAACGCAGTCATCAAGAGCGTGACTTATCGCGGCAGTGAGAACGACATCGAGGTCGTCGGTCTCCGCCGTGGTTGGGAAGCCCTCACGCACCTCAACCTCGAGGACCCGGCCAGCAGGTCTCGCTACCTCATGCCGCTGAACCGTGAAAACACGCGCACCATCGACCGGAGCGGCGGCACCGTGCTGCACTCGAGCCGCATCAATCCGTCCAAAATGCAAAAGCTGCCCGATCATCTCGTCGGCAAGGACCTTCCAGTCTCCCTGAGTACCAGGGGCGGCGACGCAACCAGGACGTGGGACCTCACCGGCCAGGTGCTGGCGAACCTCTCGAGGCTCGGCATCGAACACCTGATCGCCATCGGCGGCGACGACACGCTTAGCTATGCGGCCAAGCTCAACGAACTCGGTGTCAAGATCATCGCCATCCCGAAGACGATGGACAACGACGTCCTCAACACCGAGTACTGCATCGGCTTCTCGACCGCGATCACCCGCGCCAGCGCAGCTATCCAGCGGCAGCGAACCACTGTCGGCTCGCACGAGCGAATTGGCATTTTCCGTGTCTTTGGCCGCGATGCCGGATTTACCGCGCTCTACACCGCGTACGCGACCTCGATCCGATGCGTCATACCGGAGTATAAGGTCAATCTCGACAGATTGATCCAGTTTCTCCTTGAGGAGAAGCGCGCCAATCCGAGCAATTACGCGCTGATCGTGCTCAGCGAGGGCGCCGAGTGGGAGGGCTACAAGCTGCAGGAATATGGCGAGCCCGACGCCTACGGTCACCGGAAGAAGGCCAGCGTGGCGGAATCGCTTGCCGAGGAGATTAAGCAGCGCGCCGGCGAGGAGACGATCACCTCTGACCTTACCTACGATTTGCGATCGGGCGAACCTGACTTCATCGACAAGCTTGTAGCCCTGACTTTCGGCAACATGGCCTACGATGCCATCCTGGAAGGCAAGACCGGCCTCATGTCAGCTCTGGTAGAGGGCCGTTACGACCTCGTGTCCATCCCTGACCCTAAGCTGGGGCCTCGCAAATTGGATGTCGCCAGCGCATACAACACGGAGCGCTACCGCCCCACCTACGGCAACAAGCTGGGGCTGCCGATCTTTCTCAACCGCGCATCATAG
- a CDS encoding MTH938/NDUFAF3 family protein, which yields MEIERTTFGTITIDGKTYEHDVIIRLTGEVARRKKKLSKKYYGTSHVLSKDEAKFVFEKGCEQLVLGSGQFGNVHLSPEAEAYFVKKGCTVLLQPTPEAIHTFNNLRAKKIGLFHVTC from the coding sequence ATGGAGATCGAACGCACTACATTCGGCACCATCACGATTGACGGGAAGACCTATGAACACGACGTAATCATTCGTCTGACCGGCGAAGTGGCAAGGCGGAAGAAGAAGCTGTCGAAGAAGTACTACGGCACCTCGCATGTTCTCTCAAAGGACGAAGCGAAGTTCGTCTTTGAGAAGGGATGCGAGCAGCTAGTTCTAGGCTCGGGCCAGTTCGGCAATGTGCATCTATCGCCGGAAGCTGAGGCGTATTTTGTGAAAAAGGGTTGCACGGTCCTGTTGCAGCCGACCCCTGAGGCGATTCATACGTTCAACAACTTGCGCGCGAAGAAGATCGGCCTTTTTCACGTTACCTGCTGA
- a CDS encoding AMP-binding protein yields MAVGGSFDTFPKLLARNAAQFSSRPAFRHKDLGIWQTWTWAQVAEIVRAYAAGLHRLGLQPGDTIAIVGSNRPKLYWTLMAAQVLRAIPVPVYSDAVADELAYVLAHADVQFVAAQDQEQVDKVFSVSDRVPHLHRVVYDEPRGLDDYDHNRLIAIRDVIEDGRAALAASAALGRQIDEFIRQGEGADISIILYTSGTTGASKGVMLSARGCIDAATDTVRFDSLTDKDVALAYLPLAWVGDHYLNYAQGIVAGFCMACPESGETIEQDRREIGPTFYFAPPRGFEAMLTRVMIRMEDAAAIKRRMFNYFLGIARRYGESILTGKSVPLSGRLLYAVGRLMVYEPLKNVLGLSRVRVAYTAGEAIGPDLFAFYRSIGLNLKQLYGQTEAFLYVTCQPDGEIYSDTVGPAAPNVDIRIAETGEVQFRSPGMFVGYFKEQAKSAEAMTSDGYVKTGDAGFFDERTGHLKIIDRAKDVGRLADGTIFAPKYLENKLKFFPNIKEAVVYGDSRDFVCAFLNIDPVAVANWAERNNIAYGSYQELAGHPLVYDIVTKDVAEVNRSLAEGRVLAGAQIRRFLILHKELDADDGELTRTQKVRRGFIAERYAPLITALYDGSHEADISTEVTFEDGRKGVIAARVKIRELQTTGATKSLGKAA; encoded by the coding sequence ATGGCCGTTGGCGGATCGTTTGATACGTTCCCCAAGCTGCTGGCGCGAAATGCCGCGCAGTTTAGCAGCCGTCCTGCGTTTCGGCACAAGGATCTCGGTATCTGGCAGACGTGGACATGGGCCCAGGTCGCAGAGATCGTGCGCGCTTACGCTGCGGGCTTGCATCGACTTGGACTGCAGCCAGGAGATACGATCGCCATCGTTGGTTCCAACCGGCCGAAGCTCTATTGGACGCTAATGGCAGCGCAAGTGCTGCGCGCGATTCCGGTTCCGGTCTATTCGGATGCAGTGGCTGACGAGCTTGCTTATGTCCTCGCTCACGCCGACGTGCAGTTTGTTGCGGCGCAAGATCAGGAGCAGGTCGACAAGGTCTTTTCTGTATCCGACCGGGTGCCGCACCTCCACAGGGTCGTCTATGACGAGCCGCGTGGCCTCGATGACTACGACCACAACCGATTGATCGCAATCCGCGATGTCATCGAAGACGGCCGCGCCGCGCTTGCGGCCAGCGCGGCGCTCGGCAGGCAGATCGATGAGTTCATCCGGCAGGGTGAAGGTGCTGACATCTCGATCATCCTCTACACCTCGGGAACAACCGGCGCGTCGAAGGGCGTCATGCTGTCGGCGCGAGGCTGCATCGACGCTGCGACTGATACCGTCAGGTTTGACAGCCTGACCGACAAGGACGTGGCGCTCGCCTACCTGCCGCTCGCCTGGGTTGGTGATCATTACCTCAACTATGCACAGGGCATTGTCGCTGGATTCTGCATGGCGTGTCCCGAAAGCGGTGAGACGATCGAGCAGGATCGGCGCGAGATCGGACCAACCTTCTATTTCGCCCCGCCGCGTGGTTTCGAGGCCATGCTGACGCGGGTGATGATCCGCATGGAGGACGCTGCAGCCATCAAGCGGCGCATGTTCAACTACTTCCTTGGCATTGCGCGGCGGTATGGCGAGTCGATTTTGACCGGAAAGTCGGTGCCGCTGTCTGGCCGGCTGCTCTATGCGGTCGGGCGTTTGATGGTCTACGAGCCCCTCAAGAACGTTCTTGGCCTGTCCCGCGTGCGCGTCGCCTATACTGCAGGTGAGGCCATCGGTCCGGATCTGTTCGCGTTCTATCGCTCGATCGGATTAAACCTGAAGCAACTGTACGGTCAGACCGAAGCGTTCCTTTACGTTACCTGCCAGCCTGACGGTGAGATCTACTCCGATACGGTCGGCCCGGCTGCACCGAACGTCGACATCCGCATTGCGGAAACAGGTGAGGTGCAGTTCCGCTCACCGGGCATGTTCGTCGGATACTTCAAGGAACAGGCGAAGTCGGCGGAGGCCATGACGTCCGACGGCTACGTCAAGACCGGCGACGCCGGTTTCTTCGACGAGAGGACTGGGCACCTGAAGATTATTGACCGCGCGAAGGACGTTGGTCGGCTAGCTGATGGCACGATATTTGCGCCGAAGTATCTTGAGAACAAGTTGAAGTTTTTTCCCAACATCAAGGAAGCGGTCGTTTACGGCGACTCCAGGGATTTCGTTTGCGCCTTTCTTAATATCGACCCGGTCGCCGTGGCGAACTGGGCCGAACGCAACAACATCGCATACGGTTCCTATCAGGAGCTGGCGGGGCATCCACTGGTCTACGACATCGTGACGAAAGATGTTGCCGAGGTGAACCGCTCTCTCGCGGAGGGAAGGGTGCTGGCGGGCGCGCAGATTCGCCGCTTTCTCATTCTGCATAAGGAACTCGACGCAGATGATGGCGAATTGACCCGCACGCAGAAAGTTCGCCGCGGGTTCATCGCCGAGCGCTATGCGCCACTGATCACGGCGCTCTACGACGGTTCGCATGAAGCCGACATTTCCACCGAGGTCACTTTTGAGGATGGTCGCAAGGGCGTGATCGCTGCGCGGGTCAAGATCCGAGAACTGCAAACAACTGGTGCGACGAAATCTCTGGGGAAGGCCGCATGA
- a CDS encoding ABC transporter ATP-binding protein: MRMPDTSEILLLVQGVSLTFGGVKALRDVSFDIRKGEIRAIIGPNGAGKTSMLNVINGFYHPNHGAITFKGRTRAQMQPFEASRGGIARTFQNVALFKGMSALDNIMAGRTLRMRRGLFWQMLRYGPALAEEIEHRHRVEEIIDFLEIEAIRKVPVARLPYGLQKRVELGRALAMEPDLLLLDEPMAGMNLEEKEDMSRFIIDVNNHYGTTIALIEHDMAVVMDLSHRVAVLDHGVKIADGTPDEVKRNQGVIDAYLGVAH, translated from the coding sequence ATGAGGATGCCGGATACGAGCGAAATCTTGCTTCTGGTCCAGGGGGTATCGCTGACGTTTGGCGGCGTGAAAGCGCTGAGGGACGTTTCGTTTGACATCAGGAAAGGCGAAATTCGCGCCATCATCGGACCGAACGGCGCCGGAAAAACTTCGATGCTCAACGTCATCAACGGCTTCTATCATCCCAATCACGGCGCGATCACCTTCAAGGGACGGACCCGCGCCCAGATGCAGCCGTTCGAGGCGTCCCGTGGCGGCATCGCGCGCACCTTTCAAAACGTCGCACTGTTCAAAGGAATGAGCGCGCTCGACAATATTATGGCTGGCCGCACATTGAGGATGCGCCGGGGCCTTTTTTGGCAGATGCTGCGCTATGGCCCTGCGCTGGCGGAGGAGATCGAACATAGGCACCGGGTCGAGGAGATCATCGATTTTCTGGAGATTGAGGCGATCCGCAAGGTGCCGGTTGCGCGTTTGCCATATGGCCTGCAGAAACGTGTCGAACTCGGCCGCGCCCTTGCGATGGAGCCGGATCTTCTTCTCCTCGACGAGCCGATGGCAGGCATGAATCTCGAGGAGAAGGAGGACATGTCGCGGTTCATCATCGACGTGAACAATCATTACGGCACGACTATTGCGCTGATCGAGCACGACATGGCTGTGGTGATGGATCTCTCCCATCGCGTGGCGGTGCTCGATCACGGCGTGAAGATCGCTGACGGCACCCCGGATGAGGTCAAGAGGAATCAAGGCGTGATCGACGCCTATCTCGGTGTCGCGCATTAA
- a CDS encoding branched-chain amino acid ABC transporter permease — translation MIALGQFLEVLIGGLMSGVLYSLVALGFVLIFKASGVFNFAQGAMVLLAGLALVRSLDLLVANGFSLWAAIILGIGFAAVIMAITAWLIERFVIGPLVNQDALTLFMSTIGVTFILEGAAQMIFGSDAYPLRLFPTDAWFLFENLFPGGILVNKLDVWGGFIAGILVAGLAIFFQRTKTGRALRAVADDHLAAQSVGIPISWIWFVVWLAAGLVALVAATVWGTKLGVQFSITFLALKALPVLIIGGLTSIPGAIVGGLIVGAGEKIAEVFLGSHIGGGIEYWFAYVLALAVLLVRPQGLFGERIIERI, via the coding sequence GTGATCGCGTTGGGTCAATTTCTTGAAGTGCTGATCGGCGGATTGATGTCCGGCGTGCTGTATTCGCTGGTCGCGCTCGGCTTCGTGTTGATCTTCAAGGCATCCGGTGTCTTTAATTTTGCGCAAGGCGCAATGGTCTTGCTCGCCGGGCTTGCGCTGGTTCGCTCGCTCGACCTGCTGGTGGCCAACGGCTTCTCGCTTTGGGCTGCGATCATCCTCGGCATTGGCTTCGCTGCCGTGATCATGGCGATAACGGCCTGGCTGATCGAGCGATTCGTGATCGGACCGCTTGTCAACCAGGACGCCCTTACGCTGTTCATGTCCACCATCGGCGTGACATTCATCCTCGAGGGTGCGGCGCAGATGATCTTCGGTTCCGATGCTTACCCTTTGCGGCTGTTTCCGACGGACGCCTGGTTCCTGTTTGAAAATCTCTTTCCCGGTGGAATTCTGGTCAACAAGCTGGATGTCTGGGGCGGCTTTATCGCCGGCATTCTGGTCGCGGGCCTCGCGATATTCTTCCAGCGTACCAAGACCGGTCGCGCACTCAGGGCGGTTGCCGACGACCACTTGGCCGCTCAGTCGGTCGGGATTCCAATCAGCTGGATCTGGTTCGTGGTCTGGCTTGCTGCCGGTCTCGTTGCGCTGGTTGCCGCGACTGTGTGGGGTACCAAGCTGGGCGTACAGTTCTCCATCACCTTTCTCGCGCTGAAGGCCTTGCCGGTTCTCATCATCGGTGGCTTGACCTCCATTCCGGGAGCCATCGTCGGCGGGCTCATTGTGGGGGCGGGCGAGAAGATCGCCGAGGTGTTCCTGGGCTCGCATATAGGTGGCGGCATCGAATATTGGTTCGCCTACGTGCTGGCGTTGGCAGTGCTGCTCGTGCGGCCGCAGGGGCTGTTCGGCGAGCGGATCATCGAACGTATCTGA
- a CDS encoding branched-chain amino acid ABC transporter permease: MLYREAGQFRTTYAEDMAIFPIRQDRIALAILLGIAFIGVPLLADFDIWPFGSDYLLRAILLPFLILALAAIGVNILVGYCGQISLGSGAFMAIGAYSAYKLGTGVHIPLASLDFAISIPPLPVLLAILLGGLTAALAGILFGIPSLRIKGLYLAVATLAAQFFFDWVFLRVSWFTNYAPSGSVNAPTLDFFGLNVGTPIERYMLCLIFVTVFAVLAKNLVRGNLGRQWMAIRDMDIAAELIGIRPLYAKLTAFAVSSFIIGVAGALWAFVYLGSWEPLAFSIDRSLQLLFMVIIGGLGSIMGSFVGAAFILILPIMLNLIPTQLGVPLSTETITHLEFIIFGSLICYLLIKEPHGFARLISIGKEKLRLWPFPY, translated from the coding sequence GTGCTTTATCGAGAGGCTGGCCAATTCAGGACGACCTACGCGGAGGATATGGCGATCTTCCCGATCCGCCAGGACCGTATCGCGCTCGCCATCTTGCTCGGTATCGCCTTCATTGGCGTGCCGTTGCTGGCCGACTTCGACATTTGGCCGTTCGGCAGCGACTATCTGCTTCGCGCCATTCTGCTGCCCTTCCTGATCCTCGCGCTCGCCGCTATCGGCGTAAACATCCTTGTCGGCTATTGCGGCCAGATCTCGCTCGGCAGCGGCGCGTTCATGGCCATCGGCGCCTACTCCGCCTACAAGTTGGGGACCGGCGTTCATATTCCGCTCGCCTCTCTTGACTTCGCGATTTCGATCCCGCCGTTGCCCGTACTGTTAGCCATTTTGCTCGGCGGGCTCACGGCGGCTCTTGCCGGAATCCTCTTCGGTATTCCCAGTTTGCGGATCAAGGGTCTCTATCTGGCGGTCGCAACACTCGCAGCGCAATTCTTTTTCGACTGGGTGTTCCTGCGGGTGTCGTGGTTCACCAATTATGCGCCGTCAGGGTCGGTCAATGCACCGACACTAGATTTCTTCGGTCTGAACGTAGGCACGCCGATTGAGCGCTATATGCTGTGCCTGATCTTCGTAACGGTGTTCGCGGTTCTGGCGAAGAACCTCGTTCGCGGCAATCTCGGCAGACAATGGATGGCGATCCGCGACATGGACATCGCCGCCGAGTTGATCGGCATCCGGCCACTCTACGCGAAGCTCACGGCCTTTGCGGTCTCTTCATTTATTATCGGCGTGGCGGGCGCACTCTGGGCGTTCGTCTATCTGGGCTCGTGGGAGCCGCTCGCCTTCTCGATCGACCGTTCGCTGCAGCTTCTGTTCATGGTGATCATCGGCGGGTTGGGATCGATCATGGGTTCGTTCGTCGGTGCGGCCTTTATCCTCATTCTGCCGATCATGCTGAACCTGATTCCAACCCAGCTCGGTGTGCCGCTGTCGACAGAGACGATTACTCATCTGGAGTTCATCATCTTTGGATCGTTGATCTGCTATCTTCTCATCAAAGAGCCACATGGGTTTGCCCGGCTCATATCGATTGGCAAGGAAAAGCTCAGACTTTGGCCGTTTCCCTACTGA
- a CDS encoding ABC transporter substrate-binding protein codes for MVRNKLMLAAAILSGGAFASPAAAQNEQFIPILSYRTGAYAVNGVPYANGVADYYNLVNERDGGINGVKLLVEECETGYATDKGVECYERLKGKGPTGAAFINPLSTGITFALTEKTATDKIPIITMGYGRADSKNGAVFSYNFPLLGTYWSAADIAIQHVAKEVGGFDKLKGKKISLVYHDSPYGKEPIPMLQVLAQKHGFEFAPIPVTHPGVEQKSQWLAIRQNRPDYVLLWGWGVMNGTAVKEAAAVAYPRDRMIGVWWSGAEPDVTPAGDQATGYKALMLQHGAGKFPVHADLEKYVYAKGKGASEPGKVGEVLYNRGMTNAMLGVEAIRKAQEKFGKKPLTGEQVRWGLENLDLSDVRLKELGFEGMLKPIKISCSDHEGAREGRVQQWDGKGWKIISDWYTANLSNTEPLVDEISAKYAADKKIQPRDCSKES; via the coding sequence ATGGTACGCAACAAACTGATGCTGGCGGCAGCCATACTTTCAGGTGGGGCGTTTGCCTCTCCTGCTGCAGCGCAGAACGAGCAGTTCATCCCAATACTATCCTACCGGACGGGCGCGTACGCCGTGAATGGCGTGCCGTACGCAAACGGCGTGGCCGACTATTACAACCTTGTCAACGAGCGCGACGGCGGCATCAACGGCGTCAAGCTCCTGGTCGAGGAATGCGAGACCGGCTATGCCACCGACAAGGGCGTTGAGTGTTACGAGCGTCTCAAGGGGAAGGGCCCAACCGGCGCGGCCTTCATCAATCCGCTGTCGACCGGCATTACGTTCGCCCTCACCGAAAAGACCGCGACTGACAAGATCCCGATTATCACGATGGGCTATGGCCGCGCCGATTCCAAGAACGGAGCCGTCTTCTCCTACAACTTCCCGCTGCTCGGCACGTACTGGTCGGCGGCCGATATCGCGATCCAGCACGTCGCCAAGGAGGTCGGCGGCTTCGATAAGCTGAAGGGCAAGAAGATTTCGCTGGTCTATCATGACAGCCCATACGGCAAGGAGCCGATCCCGATGCTGCAGGTGCTGGCACAGAAGCACGGCTTTGAGTTTGCGCCGATCCCGGTCACGCACCCCGGTGTCGAACAGAAGTCGCAATGGCTGGCGATCCGCCAGAACCGGCCGGACTATGTTTTACTTTGGGGCTGGGGCGTCATGAACGGCACGGCAGTCAAGGAAGCAGCGGCTGTTGCCTATCCGCGCGACAGGATGATCGGTGTCTGGTGGTCGGGCGCAGAGCCGGATGTAACGCCCGCAGGCGACCAAGCAACCGGCTACAAGGCGCTGATGCTTCAGCATGGTGCAGGCAAGTTTCCGGTGCATGCCGACCTGGAGAAGTACGTCTATGCAAAGGGTAAGGGGGCGTCGGAGCCTGGCAAGGTCGGCGAGGTTCTCTATAACCGCGGTATGACGAATGCCATGCTCGGCGTGGAGGCGATCCGCAAGGCGCAGGAAAAGTTCGGCAAGAAGCCGCTTACGGGCGAGCAGGTCCGCTGGGGTCTGGAGAACCTCGACCTCTCTGATGTACGTCTCAAGGAGCTCGGCTTCGAGGGCATGTTGAAGCCGATCAAGATTTCCTGCTCCGACCACGAGGGCGCGCGGGAGGGGCGCGTACAGCAGTGGGACGGCAAGGGCTGGAAAATCATCTCCGACTGGTACACGGCCAACCTATCCAACACCGAACCGCTCGTCGACGAAATTTCCGCGAAGTATGCCGCGGACAAGAAGATTCAGCCGCGCGACTGCTCGAAGGAGAGTTGA